Proteins found in one Channa argus isolate prfri chromosome 7, Channa argus male v1.0, whole genome shotgun sequence genomic segment:
- the LOC137130285 gene encoding aldehyde dehydrogenase, mitochondrial-like, producing the protein MLRTVFSRALPRLSQASVCHYSAAAIPAPSAQPEVHYNKLFINNQWQDAVSGKTFPTINPATGEVICQVAEADKADVEKAVKAARDAFKLGSPWRRMDASHRGLLLSRLADAIERDAAYLAELETLDNGKPYSAAYCIDLPMVVKCFRYYAGWADKWEGKTIPIDGDFFCYTRHEPVGVCGQIIPWNFPLLMQAWKLGPALATGNTVVMKVAEQTPLTALYVANLIKEVGFPEGVVNILPGMGPSAGAAIANHMDVDKVAFTGSTEVGHLIQQAAGSSNLKRVTLELGGKSPNIILSDANIEEAVEQSHMALFFNQGQCCCAGSRTYVQADIYDEFVARSVARANRRVVGNPFDLKTEQGPQIDQEQFNKILGYISSGKREGAKLLCGGGVAADRGYFIQPTVFGEVQDSMTIAREEIFGPVMQILKFKTMEEAITRANDTKYGLAASVFTKDLDKANYVSNGLRAGTVWINCYNVFGVQAPFGGYKASGNGRELGEYGLENYTEVKTVTIKVPQKNS; encoded by the exons ATGCTCCGTACCGTGTTTTCTCGGGCCCTCCCCAGACTGAGTCAAGCGTCAGTGTGTCACTACTCTGCCGCTGCCATCCCAGCACCCAGTGCCCAACCCGAGGTCCACTATAACAAG CTTTTTATCAACAACCAGTGGCAGGATGCTGTGAGTGGGAAAACCTTTCCTACCATTAACCCGGCAACTGGTGAAGTCATCTGTCAAGTCGCAGAAGCTGATAAG GCAGATGTAGAGAAGGCAGTAAAAGCAGCTCGTGATGCCTTCAAGTTGGGGTCACCATGGCGACGTATGGATGCCTCTCATCGTGGTCTGCTACTTAGTCGATTGGCTGATGCCATCGAGAGGGATGCTGCTTATCTCGCT GAACTGGAGACGCTTGACAATGGGAAGCCATACTCTGCTGCCTACTGCATAGATCTGCCAATGGTGGTGAAGTGTTTCag gTACTACGCAGGCTGGGCTGACAAATGGGAGGGAAAGACCATCCCCATTGATGGAGACTTTTTCTGCTACACCAGACATGAACCTGTTGGTGTCTGTGGACAGATCATACCA TGGAACTTCCCTCTGTTGATGCAGGCCTGGAAACTCGGCCCTGCTCTTGCCACTGGTAACACTGTGGTGATGAAAGTTGCAGAGCAGACTCCACTGACAGCGCTTTATGTGGCCAACTTGATTAAAGAG GTGGGTTTTCCTGAGGGTGTTGTGAACATCTTGCCTGGAATGGGACCATCAGCTGGTGCTGCCATTGCAAATCACATGGATGTTGACAAGGTGGCTTTCACTGGATCCACAGAG GTGGGACATCTAATTCAACAGGCTGCAGGCAGCAGTAACCTAAAGAGAGTCACTCTAGAGCTGGGAGGAAAGAGTCCTAACATCATCCTGTCGGATGCCAACA TCGAGGAAGCTGTGGAGCAGTCCCACATGGCTCTGTTTTTCAACCAGGGCCAGTGCTGCTGCGCTGGATCCCGAACTTACGTCCAAGCAGATATCTACGATGAGTTTGTGGCACGAAGTGTGGCACGAGCTAATAGGCGCGTGGTGGGAAACCCTTTTGACTTAAAAACTGAGCAGGGACCTCag ATTGATCAGGAGCAGTTCAACAAGATTCTGGGCTACATCAGCAgtgggaagagagagggagccaAGCTGTTGTGTGGTGGAGGAGTGGCTGCAGACAGAGGATACTTCATTCAACCTACTGTGTTTGGAGAGGTCCAGGACAGCATGACTATTGCCAGGGAGGAG ATCTTTGGCCCAGTAATGCAGATTCTGAAGTTTAAAACTATGGAGGAGGCAATAACAAGAGCCAACGATACCAAATATGGTCTAGCAGCCTCTGTGTTTACTAAGGATCTTGATAAGGCCAACTACGTCTCCAATGGTCTCCGTGCTGGCACCGTCTG GATCAACTGTTATAACGTGTTTGGGGTTCAGGCTCCATTTGGAGGTTACAAGGCTTCCGGTAATGGCAGAGAGCTGGGAGAGTATGGTCTGGAAAACTATACCGAAGTCAAAACG GTGACCATCAAAGTGCCACAGAAAAATTCTTAA
- the LOC137131026 gene encoding uncharacterized protein, translating to MGVEELKERWPALFGVDEINAEFLRITTVPLQARFLASLDKHHNKLIEIIRKRGGTVREKTRDILKVLDQSLDVNLRRECLLKCLIVYLGENVDQLIKEYLVVQKDEAESELERCTMAVFVLREKDDLLQPPQEIGIVIEGVEVINELPSVLHACAILFGLIYALNLSYPPELKYTFESLQKVIMEVEPKKMSRRVCSLSVKL from the exons ATGGGAGTAGAGGAGTTAAAGGAGAGATGGCCGGCATTGTTTGGTGTGGATGAG atcaATGCTGAATTTCTGAGAATTACAACAGTACCACTTCAAGCAAGATTCCTGGCTTCACTGGACAAGCACCACAACAAGCTCATAGAGATAatcagaaagagaggagggacTGTCAGAGAGAAGACCAGGGACATCCTTAAAGTTCTTGATCAG AGTCTGGATGTGAATCTAAGAAGAGAGTGTCTACTGAAGTGCCTCATTGTATACTTGGGAGAAAATGTGGATCAACTCATTAAGGAATATCtg gttgttCAAAAGGATGAAGCTGAATCAGAACTTGAGAGGTGCACCATGGCAGTGTTTGTTCTCAGGGAGAAAGATGATCTTCTCCAGCCACCGCAGGAAATCGGGATTGTGATTGAAGGTGTGGAAGTCATTAATGAGTTGCCGTCAGTGTTACATGCATGCGCTATATTATTTGGCCTCATCTATGCACTAAACTTGAGTTATCCACCTGAGCTTAAATACACCTTTGAATCACTGCAGAAAGTTATCATGGAGGTTGAGCCAAAGAAAATGTCACGCAGAGTGTGCAGTTTGAGTGTCAAGCTCTAA